TCAGCATTAATCACTCCCTGAAGTCCGATAATCCCTCTTTTTGTTCTCTTGCAAAAAGAGATCCAATTTTCAATTTCCGGTAAAAGAGGCAGCTCGGATTCAATGCGGGCAATTGCTTCGTCAAGATGAAGCTTGGAACGGAACGTCAGCTTGAACGCTTGACTCAACGCTTTTCGTGTTTCAAGAGAAAACCCATGCCGTTTGAGTCCTATGAGATTCAATCCGCCGAATTTAAACGGAATTCCTGCGCCAATCGTATAAGGAGGAACATCGTGCGGCACACGACTCATGCCTCCCACCATCGCATAAGTTCCCACTCGAACGTATTGATGAATGGGAGTAAGGCCTCCGATGATCGCAAAATCTTCGATCGTGACATGCCCGGCAAGAGTTGCGTTATTACTCATTACAACATGGTTGCCGATGACACTATTATGCGCAATATGGCAGTATGCCATGATGAAACAATTGTCACCCACTTTCACATAAGTGTCTTCACCGGAAGAGGAGTTAATGGTGACAAACTCGCGAATCTCGCAGTGTTTGCCGATATTGACAAAAGTTCTCTCTCCCCGATATTTCAGGTCTTGCGACTTGGTACCGATACTGGCATTCGGATAGATCACTGTGCCTTCGCCAATCGTTGTATATCCGTCGATATAAGCATGGGATTTAATCACAACGTGGTCTTCGAGAGTCACGTTGCCCTTGACAACAGCGAAAGGCTCAATCGTGACGTTTTTTCCTATCTTTGCTCCTGACTCCACATAAGCCATGGGATGGATCTTTGATTCGCTCATGAAGTGTACTTCTCTTTGATTTTGATTTTGTTCTTAATTTACTTTAGATTTGGCTTTTGTCCACAAGAGCGAATCCCATTTCAGCCTCGACAGCCACCTTTCCATTCACGGTAGCAGTTGCTCGAACCTTGCCTCCCTTGCTGCTAATATGGATTCCTTCCCCTTCTAGATATAAAATGTCGCCTGGTTTAACCGGGTTTCTAAACTTTGCATTCTTAACGTTGAGAAGAACTCCAACTTTCTCCTTCTGGCCGCTCAAGTGCACCAAAACAGCGCCTGTTTGAGCAAGGGCTTCCAAGATCAATACGCCCGGCATAATGGGAGCGCCGGGGAAATGCCCCTGAAAAAATGCTTCATTTATTGTCAGATTTTTCTGCCCAAGGATGTACCCTTTTTCCATATCCACTTTTAGGATCTTATCCACTAAAAGAAAAGGATAGCGATGTGGCAGAATTTTAATGATTTCCTTAATATCAAGTGTTTCCGGATAGTCTAATGTATCGGAGGGCATCAGAGGGTCTCCCTTGTAAGCTTTTGATAAAGTTGTTGAGCAAACGCAACATTGGCTTGATGTCCTGATCGGATTGCAATCACATGAGCACGGAAGTCAAACCCAACCAGTGAAAGGTCTCCAATCATATCCAAAATTTTATGCCTTGCCATCTCATCTTGAAAGTAGAGGCCTCCTTTGCTAAAAACAGCCTCGTCCTTAATGATGACAGCGTTGTCCAGACTTCCTCCTTTAATCAACCCGCGCTTCATCAGCATTTCGACTTCTCGATACTCTGAAAAAGTGCGGCATTGCGAGAGCTCTTTGATAAATATTTCTTCTGTAATTTCAAAAGACTGATACTGGCATTTTAGAATCGCTGAATCAGGATAATTCAAAGTATAGCTGATCTTGTATCCATCATAAGGAATAGCAACAACATGAACCTCCTCTTCAGACCAATAAATCGGTTGATCCAAATAGACAATTGGAGCGGAGCCTTCTTGCCCAACAACACCAACTTTTTTGATCATTTCGATAAACACATCGCTACTTCCGTTTCCGACAGGAGGCTCGATAGAAGAAATTTCAATGATTAAATTGTCGATTTGACACGCGCGGACAGCAGCAAGCACATGTTCGACTGTATGGATTCGTACATCTGAGATCCCAATTGTTGTGCTTCTAGAAGTATCGCACACATACTCCAGGGTTGCAGGAATTTCAGGATGACCAGGCAAGTCGATCCGTTTAAACACAACCCCTGTTCCACACTCAGAGGGAACAAAGCGAATCGATACCACCTTGCCGGTGTGAATTCCGATTCCCGAAAAAGAAACCGCTTCACCAATCGTGTTTTGCGTCCTCGTAGATGTGGCGATTCCTTCAGCTACTACTGCCATTAAATTACATTCTCGAAAAATTGAATATCATCATAATGAAATAGAGGGAAAAGTTCAAGTTTGATCTCTTTTTCCCGCTCTAAAAAAAAGTAGTATGCAAAGTAAAGAAAAGCCAATAATCAATCTGTCTCCAAACTGTGAATACAGTGTGCGGTAATGGTACATCGGAACATCGACATACAACGCGCCGGACAACTTTTCCCGCTCGTCATCGCTATCTCCCAAAACTGCAACATCCCTACCCAATGCGTCAACACATGCCGTGATTCCTGTATTGCATGCTCTGGTTAGAGGAATTCCGTTTTCTACAGTTCTCAATCGCGCATGCTCAAAATGCTGCCTCACTAATTTCGATTGAGGAAACCATGCATCGCTGGTCAGGTTCAGCAACAACGTTGCGCCCTTGGTGCGGTTTTCCCGCATCATATCTCCAAAGATCTCTTCATAGCAGATCGACACTCCAAATCTGCAACCGTCATTACCCCAGACAACAGCCTCTTTACCCGGAGTAAAAGATCCAAATACCCCATATTGCGCTGCAAGGTTGCGGCAGAAACTGAACGGGATGTACTCTCCCATCGGAACCAAAATTCTTTTTTCATATCTCCTATGGCGATACTCATCCTCTTTTAAAGGGGTAAAATAAATAGCTGAGCTGAAATAATGCCTCTTGCCTTTGCGATCTTCAGCATCTTCCAATCCAATGACAACTTGGCTATCAAAAAGATTAGCAAGCGTCTGCGAAAGGAAAGCATTGTTCACACTCACTCCCTTCTCATCTTCTGATGCAAAGGGGAGTACTAACGGAGCTGCCTTTTTCAAAGCGTTGCTCCCAAAACGTTCTTCTATCATGCGCTTGACATCGTCATACCTATAAACAAACGAATAGGTGCCAAAAGGAACGACAAATTCCGGTAAAGCCAAAAGATCAACGGGTTTTTCCCGATATTTGCTTGCCAGAGTGTAAATTTGCTTCCATTCATCAAACACATGATCGAAATAGTCTTGGTGAGAAGTAAAATGGATCCCCTCCTCGACAGGAAAAGCGGTTTGAATTAATAATGCCTTGACTTTCGAACTTTTCTCAACCTTGCCTTGGTGCAAAACTAGCTGCACAGCTCCAAAAGCAAAAGGAAGCGCGGCAAAAACAGCAAAAACAGCAAAACGCTTCCACTTAAATGGCAAAAGCCAAACTCGCAACAAGATCAGGTTGGTCAGCAAAACATAAAAGCTTAGCCCGAAAACACCGGCAAGCGAAGATACTTGCAGCGTATAGAGATTTCCAGCCAAAGCCATTCCAGAAGGGTTGAAAGCGAAACCTGAAAGAAAAAACAAGCGGGACCATTCGCACAAAGTCCAAACAGAACAAATCATCAAAATGCGGGTCCACTCTGTTACCTTGCGTGGATCGGCCAATACAGAAATCAAACCGAACTGTAGTCCCATTAAAAGGGAATAAAGCAGCCAGGGAGCAACAATGTACAAATAGGGGTGGGATAAAGTCCAGGAAAGCTGAGTAAGCTGCACCGCTGCAAACCAAATAAATCCGATAAAAAACCGCATTTTCCAATTCGCCTTCCCAACAAGTAAACGGAAAATAAGTGCGTATCCCAGGATCGATGCCAAAAAAGAGGTCGCAAAACTCCAGGCTGGCTGTCCAAAAGAAACGATTCCCCAAGAGATGAGAAGGCACAAAATACTAATTTTTTTAGAGAGTGGCTCAATTTTCACGAATGTTCCCATGTTTTTCGACAATCTTATCACATTTTTCCTTTTAGAGCGTGCAGACAATTTATAATTATCATTGTTAAAAAAAACATTACTTTTTTAAATAATTTTTTATACAATAATAAAGGAGGATGAAGTTATGTATTTTATACATTTAATTAAAGAACTAGAAATGGAGTTCAATCTAGGAATAAAAGATCCATCTACTGAAGCGATCTGTCTCAAAATCAATGAAGAGTATCATCTCAGTTTTTATTCCAAAGACAACGGGCAATCAGTCCTCATAGAGAGCGACATCTACGAGCTGGAATCTTCTTTAGGCAAAGATTTTTACCAACACATGCTGTCCGCAAATTTCGAAGGCGTCTTGCCTTGGGAAACTTATTTTGGAATAAATCCAGAGACAAACCATGCACTTCTTATGAAAAAAGTTTTATTAGAACACATTGATTACGATGAATTTCTCATTCAACTGAATCAGTTTATCACTCTATATGAAGAGCTGCAACAACAGCTTTATCATTGGAAAATCGAAAGCTTTTTCCACAACAAGCCTACTTTCGAACAGAAATCAGAAAATCAAAATAAATTATTTATCTAGAAAGGAGATCATGATGAATATAGATCCTTCAAGTGGATTCATTTCCGATTTTTCCAGTCAACAGCCAGAAGACAAAGAGAAACCAAAAGTTGTTGTCACCTCATCCTCTTCCCCCCTTCCTGGCCATGATACAAAACCTTTAACAGATGAAGTCAAAGAGGTTAAAGTCGTTAGCGCAACTTTAGATTCCTCTTCCGAGGTTAACGATGTCGAACTTTGGTACAAGCAAACGATTGCCAATATGCGAGAATATGGAATCGCAAATGTCGATGTCGATAACATTGAGGACATCCAAGATTTTTTTTCAAATAATTACTCATTTTTCTTAGGAAGTTTGTCATTAGCGGCGCAGCAAAAAATAGGTCCTCCACCAACGGAATTTGCAATCATCGGCTTGGGATCTTTGGGAAGATATGAAGCCGGCCCCTATTCGGACCTGGATTTTGCCATCCTGATTGAAAAAGATAATCCGGAAATCAGGAAATATTTCTTAACGATGGCATCTGAAATGAACAAAATCGTCATGTCGCTTAATGAGGGCGTTAATGGGATTTCTTTTTGCGAAGGAGGGCTCACACCACCATTTATGCAAGGAAAATCTACAGTGCAATTCGGAAGCTCAGCTCTTTTGGATACTCCTGAGTCAATGGCTGAATGGTCTTTACCTACTCATACTCCAAAGAATTTTGAGAGAAGAGAAAATTTAGCTAACCCTGGAACAATTAGCAATTCTATGACTTTTTCTCAATTTATGTACGGTGATCAAACACTGATTCAACGAATGCGCGAGGCAACACAAGTGCTGATGCAACAAACACCTGAAAAAGATGAAATCGCCTCTTATAAAAAATGGCAGGGAGGCATTAACTATGGGAAACTTGTTGGACTGCAATTAATACAGCCGGGCCAGATACAGCCTCAAAGATCCGCTGAAGCAAACCTTAAAAAGGGAGTATTAAGCCCTATTATGAATATTGTGAGAGGGTTATGCATTTATCACGGAATCAACGAAACCAATATCACAGAAGGATTGATAAAGCTTGAAAAACAGGGGCATATTTCCCCTAAATTAGCAGTTCGTGTGATAGAGACTTACCAAGCCGCTTACAAAAAAAGGCTCCAACTACAAATGAGCGAACACAACAGCACATATCAAGTGCAAGATTTAACGAAAGGGGAAAAAGAGGAAATGGCTAGTGTTGTCAAGGATTTACAACAAAGAGCTGAAGCATTCACTCATTCGAGGGGAAAATCAAATCCTTTTTTCTAAACTTTTGAATTTCAATCGATAACAATTGATTGATATAAAGGCCTGTGATCACTGGGATTCGTATCTGGCGACTCAATTTTAAGATCAAGATTGGCTGAACTTTCTAAAACATTGCATTTCCCTGAAATACATTTTGCATAGATAAAATCGATCTTTGCCTTTCGATGATCCAACGTGGGATTGAAAGCTGTCGGTTGATTATCGTCAAAATCCCTAACAAATCTTTCCGACTCCAAAATTTCTAATCTTTCAGGATGAATATCCGGAGTGGAATTTGCATCCATGCCTAGCATGATGAGTTCCGGAATCCTCTCAGAGCAATCAAGCAATAATTTCACAATCTCTCGAAGCTCTTCATCACCGCTTTCAGTGACTCTGCGGCCGCATCTTTCACGTTCGGGCTGAGACAAATCATATCCATGGAGATGGATAGAAGCAATCCGAACAACTTTCTTTGCTGTTTTATCCATCAAATCCACTATTGAAAAACGTTTACATAGTTGCTCCGACTGACGCGAACCTAAAATTTCGGTAAATCTTTCTTTGTTCCACGCAACAAGCGTATCATCGCCGTCAAAATGAATCGCATAATTTTCCAGCCATTTTTTTAGGCCGGCATGCACTTCTTCACCCACTTCTTGCAAGAAAAAAATGTCGGGTTTTTTATCATCAGCAATTCTTTTAAAAACTTCCTTCAATTTTTCCATACGCAACCCGGGTACGCTTGATAGGTTTTCCCATGGCTGCTGTTTCGCTCGACGATATAGACCGATAAAATCCGCAACACAACCAATATTCCAAGATACTGTTTGATATTGAGAAATACTCATAACTCATTTCCTATATTAAAAGACATTACTATAGTTCATCTTTAAAATTAATTTCACCTTTAATTTTTAAAAGCTTATATGTTATGATGGTTGCTATACCGATCGTGATCCAAAAATTGGGAAGTGACATAATCAATAGACAACCGTTCCGTAATTATCATTTGCTACGCTTGCTGAAATCTTACGAAGGGCAGGAAATCCCTCTAGATTTGTGCATTCACCGCTATTTTAAAGAAAACCGCTCCCTAGGTTCCAAAGATCGCGCCGAGATCGCGGAAAACATCTATGGAATGATCCGCTGGCTACCGTTGATCAATCACTTGTCAGGCACACACTCCTCTTGGGAGAAAAGGCTCGAAACATGGACTGGATTGAATCCTGAAGAGTACCGCCACAACTCCTCTATTCCAAGCCACATCCGCTACAGCTTTCCAAAAGTGCTATACGACCTATGCGTTGCCGCGATGGGCAAGGAAAAAGCTGAAGAGATTTGCTGGGAATGCAACTCCCCTGCTCCCACAACGGTTAGGGTAAACCGATTAAAAGCAACACGTGACAAGCTTCTTAAAACCTGGGGAAAAGAATACCAAGTCGCTCCTTGTGAAGAGGCAAAAGAAGGAATCCGTTTTTTAAAAAAAATCAATTTTTTCCAGCTCCCGGAATTCCAATCCGGCTATTTTGAAGTGCAAGATGAAGGAAGCCAGCTTTTGGCCGCGATGGTAGAAGCTTTGCCAGGTCAAAAAGTACTAGACTACTGCTCCGGTTCTGGTGGAAAAACCCTTGCTTTCGCACAGAATATGGATGGTAAAGGGCAAATTTACCTGCACGACATTCGAACGCATATTCTCTCAGAAGCAAAAAGAAGGCTGAAAAGAGCCGGCATTCAGAATGCGCAGCTTTTAATGCCTGACGATCCTAAAAAGAAAAATCTGAAAAAAAAATTTGATTGGGTTCTAGTCGATGCTCCTTGCTCTGGAACAGGAACATTGAGAAGAAACCCCGACATGAAATGGAAATTTTCAGAAGAGATGCTTAAACGGTTGCTAGGACAACAACGAACTATCTTCGAGCAAGCACTTAGTTATGTCAAGCCCGGCGGTAAAATTGTCTATGGCACCTGCAGCATTCTCAAACAGGAAAATCAGGATCAGGTTGCACACTT
This genomic window from Waddlia chondrophila WSU 86-1044 contains:
- a CDS encoding RsmB/NOP family class I SAM-dependent RNA methyltransferase codes for the protein MMVAIPIVIQKLGSDIINRQPFRNYHLLRLLKSYEGQEIPLDLCIHRYFKENRSLGSKDRAEIAENIYGMIRWLPLINHLSGTHSSWEKRLETWTGLNPEEYRHNSSIPSHIRYSFPKVLYDLCVAAMGKEKAEEICWECNSPAPTTVRVNRLKATRDKLLKTWGKEYQVAPCEEAKEGIRFLKKINFFQLPEFQSGYFEVQDEGSQLLAAMVEALPGQKVLDYCSGSGGKTLAFAQNMDGKGQIYLHDIRTHILSEAKRRLKRAGIQNAQLLMPDDPKKKNLKKKFDWVLVDAPCSGTGTLRRNPDMKWKFSEEMLKRLLGQQRTIFEQALSYVKPGGKIVYGTCSILKQENQDQVAHFLNTYPIKLHGDIFQSYPAREKMDGFFGACFQVD
- a CDS encoding CesT family type III secretion system chaperone, with protein sequence MYFIHLIKELEMEFNLGIKDPSTEAICLKINEEYHLSFYSKDNGQSVLIESDIYELESSLGKDFYQHMLSANFEGVLPWETYFGINPETNHALLMKKVLLEHIDYDEFLIQLNQFITLYEELQQQLYHWKIESFFHNKPTFEQKSENQNKLFI
- the lpxA gene encoding acyl-ACP--UDP-N-acetylglucosamine O-acyltransferase, with product MSESKIHPMAYVESGAKIGKNVTIEPFAVVKGNVTLEDHVVIKSHAYIDGYTTIGEGTVIYPNASIGTKSQDLKYRGERTFVNIGKHCEIREFVTINSSSGEDTYVKVGDNCFIMAYCHIAHNSVIGNHVVMSNNATLAGHVTIEDFAIIGGLTPIHQYVRVGTYAMVGGMSRVPHDVPPYTIGAGIPFKFGGLNLIGLKRHGFSLETRKALSQAFKLTFRSKLHLDEAIARIESELPLLPEIENWISFCKRTKRGIIGLQGVINAEEEEIPFTDEEEEEVSVKETQAVTV
- the lnt gene encoding apolipoprotein N-acyltransferase, whose protein sequence is MKIEPLSKKISILCLLISWGIVSFGQPAWSFATSFLASILGYALIFRLLVGKANWKMRFFIGFIWFAAVQLTQLSWTLSHPYLYIVAPWLLYSLLMGLQFGLISVLADPRKVTEWTRILMICSVWTLCEWSRLFFLSGFAFNPSGMALAGNLYTLQVSSLAGVFGLSFYVLLTNLILLRVWLLPFKWKRFAVFAVFAALPFAFGAVQLVLHQGKVEKSSKVKALLIQTAFPVEEGIHFTSHQDYFDHVFDEWKQIYTLASKYREKPVDLLALPEFVVPFGTYSFVYRYDDVKRMIEERFGSNALKKAAPLVLPFASEDEKGVSVNNAFLSQTLANLFDSQVVIGLEDAEDRKGKRHYFSSAIYFTPLKEDEYRHRRYEKRILVPMGEYIPFSFCRNLAAQYGVFGSFTPGKEAVVWGNDGCRFGVSICYEEIFGDMMRENRTKGATLLLNLTSDAWFPQSKLVRQHFEHARLRTVENGIPLTRACNTGITACVDALGRDVAVLGDSDDEREKLSGALYVDVPMYHYRTLYSQFGDRLIIGFSLLCILLFFRAGKRDQT
- a CDS encoding putative nucleotidyltransferase substrate binding domain-containing protein, whose translation is MMNIDPSSGFISDFSSQQPEDKEKPKVVVTSSSSPLPGHDTKPLTDEVKEVKVVSATLDSSSEVNDVELWYKQTIANMREYGIANVDVDNIEDIQDFFSNNYSFFLGSLSLAAQQKIGPPPTEFAIIGLGSLGRYEAGPYSDLDFAILIEKDNPEIRKYFLTMASEMNKIVMSLNEGVNGISFCEGGLTPPFMQGKSTVQFGSSALLDTPESMAEWSLPTHTPKNFERRENLANPGTISNSMTFSQFMYGDQTLIQRMREATQVLMQQTPEKDEIASYKKWQGGINYGKLVGLQLIQPGQIQPQRSAEANLKKGVLSPIMNIVRGLCIYHGINETNITEGLIKLEKQGHISPKLAVRVIETYQAAYKKRLQLQMSEHNSTYQVQDLTKGEKEEMASVVKDLQQRAEAFTHSRGKSNPFF
- the lpxC gene encoding UDP-3-O-acyl-N-acetylglucosamine deacetylase, with translation MAVVAEGIATSTRTQNTIGEAVSFSGIGIHTGKVVSIRFVPSECGTGVVFKRIDLPGHPEIPATLEYVCDTSRSTTIGISDVRIHTVEHVLAAVRACQIDNLIIEISSIEPPVGNGSSDVFIEMIKKVGVVGQEGSAPIVYLDQPIYWSEEEVHVVAIPYDGYKISYTLNYPDSAILKCQYQSFEITEEIFIKELSQCRTFSEYREVEMLMKRGLIKGGSLDNAVIIKDEAVFSKGGLYFQDEMARHKILDMIGDLSLVGFDFRAHVIAIRSGHQANVAFAQQLYQKLTRETL
- the fabZ gene encoding 3-hydroxyacyl-ACP dehydratase FabZ, with the translated sequence MPSDTLDYPETLDIKEIIKILPHRYPFLLVDKILKVDMEKGYILGQKNLTINEAFFQGHFPGAPIMPGVLILEALAQTGAVLVHLSGQKEKVGVLLNVKNAKFRNPVKPGDILYLEGEGIHISSKGGKVRATATVNGKVAVEAEMGFALVDKSQI